In a genomic window of Nodosilinea sp. E11:
- a CDS encoding mandelate racemase/muconate lactonizing enzyme family protein, which translates to MKIVEASLFALQIPFVEAFAHSVRSRSSSDSIVVRLRAEDGTVGYGEAVARPYVTGETVAGCLQFMESILWPAVQAADYVLWEGQDAIAWLESLTLPTEDSAEADTGVVAWNAARCGFELALVDCLLKSAGVSLGELLPPRHPVTYSGVITASSIEGAVKHAKRFKQFALPHIKVKITGEADRERLAAIRTAVGPAVSLRVDGNGAYGVAEAIATCEALAEFQVDSAEQMIPRGDPQALATVQAATAIPQMADESLITLADAQALIAARACRGFNLRLSKCGGLGSTLAIAALAQSAGIQMQVGCQVGETAILSAAGRHLAAHLPEISFCEGSYGSLLLREDLSRRPIHFGHQGLAKPLKGPGLGVEIQDDLLEKYAQQTVSLSAKAV; encoded by the coding sequence ATGAAAATCGTTGAGGCCAGCCTATTTGCCCTGCAGATTCCCTTTGTGGAAGCCTTTGCCCACAGCGTGCGATCGCGTAGCAGCTCAGATTCCATTGTGGTGCGGCTGCGGGCCGAGGACGGCACCGTTGGCTACGGCGAGGCGGTAGCTCGACCCTACGTCACCGGGGAGACGGTGGCGGGCTGTTTGCAGTTTATGGAAAGCATCCTGTGGCCTGCGGTGCAAGCCGCTGACTATGTCCTCTGGGAAGGGCAGGATGCGATCGCCTGGCTAGAGTCGCTGACTCTACCGACAGAAGATTCTGCGGAAGCCGATACCGGCGTGGTGGCCTGGAATGCGGCGCGCTGCGGCTTTGAGCTAGCCCTGGTCGATTGTCTGCTCAAATCAGCCGGGGTTTCGCTGGGGGAACTCTTGCCGCCTCGGCACCCGGTGACCTACAGCGGCGTGATCACAGCCAGCAGCATTGAGGGCGCGGTGAAGCACGCCAAGCGCTTTAAGCAGTTTGCCCTACCCCATATCAAGGTGAAGATCACCGGAGAGGCCGATCGCGAGCGGCTGGCGGCAATTCGCACGGCGGTGGGGCCAGCGGTGTCGCTGCGGGTGGATGGCAATGGGGCCTATGGCGTGGCGGAGGCGATCGCCACCTGCGAGGCCCTGGCCGAATTCCAGGTCGACAGCGCCGAGCAAATGATTCCGCGCGGCGACCCCCAAGCGTTAGCGACGGTGCAGGCGGCTACCGCCATTCCTCAAATGGCCGATGAATCGCTGATTACCCTGGCCGATGCCCAGGCGCTGATTGCGGCCAGAGCCTGCCGAGGCTTTAATCTGCGGCTGTCGAAATGTGGGGGGCTGGGGTCAACGCTAGCGATTGCTGCCCTTGCTCAATCCGCTGGCATTCAAATGCAGGTGGGCTGCCAGGTGGGCGAGACAGCAATTCTCTCCGCCGCTGGGCGACATTTGGCGGCCCATTTGCCCGAGATCAGCTTTTGCGAAGGCTCCTACGGTAGCCTGCTCTTGCGCGAAGATCTCAGCCGTCGCCCCATCCACTTTGGCCACCAGGGGCTGGCGAAACCGCTGAAGGGGCCAGGGCTGGGGGTCGAAATTCAGGATGATCTGCTGGAAAAATACGCCCAGCAAACTGTTTCACTCTCAGCTAAGGCAGTGTGA
- a CDS encoding 2'-5' RNA ligase family protein encodes MSTPLILTLKLDQTTFEQVNRLRQQYFPPERNVVPAHVILFHQLPGDQESAISHSLQTLCAQTRHFPVSLPSLQFLGNGVAINVSSPALMQLHKTLAIAWDAWLIPQDRQGYRPHITIQNKVEPATARQLHAELDAQWQPITGWGEGLLLWYYQRGPWELAKEFCFAQ; translated from the coding sequence ATGAGTACTCCTCTGATTTTGACGCTGAAGTTAGACCAAACCACTTTCGAGCAAGTAAACAGGTTACGCCAGCAGTACTTTCCCCCAGAGCGGAATGTCGTCCCGGCCCACGTTATTCTGTTTCACCAGTTACCGGGCGATCAAGAATCGGCTATTTCTCACAGTTTGCAAACCCTGTGTGCTCAGACACGACACTTTCCTGTTTCCCTGCCCTCGCTCCAGTTTCTGGGCAACGGCGTCGCCATCAACGTGAGTTCCCCAGCGCTGATGCAATTACACAAAACCCTGGCGATCGCCTGGGACGCCTGGCTCATCCCTCAAGATCGCCAGGGCTACCGCCCGCACATCACAATTCAAAACAAAGTAGAACCCGCCACAGCCCGCCAGCTACACGCCGAACTGGACGCACAGTGGCAACCCATAACGGGATGGGGAGAAGGCCTGCTGTTGTGGTATTACCAACGAGGGCCGTGGGAGTTAGCCAAAGAATTTTGCTTTGCCCAATAG
- a CDS encoding GH3 auxin-responsive promoter family protein has translation MANLYTLGLRWQGRALKEQLEAATQEPELAQQRLLRQLLRRHSDTQFGREHRFDHIRTPLDYRRAVPIRDYEGFRPYVQQMMAGREKILVNEPVRMFTTTSGTTGQPKYIPVTAGVERGGARLMRQWLYRILQDHPTFLNGAVVGIVSPAIEGYTPGGIPYGSLSGRIYQQIPALIRRTYAIPYPVFEIADYDRRYWAIARYALARQVSFLCTPNPSTLKRLATVMTDQAESLIRAIHDGTSGEGLSVQRPQPERAKQLEQIFHTTGALRPQDCWPHLALLGCWTGGSVGAQARQLTADYGPLPIRDLGYLASEARITLPYQNDTPAGLLDLTLNVYEFIPEDCAEMADPPILLSHELEQGQCYQVLLTTPSGLYRYHINDVVEVTGFYHRSPLVAFLRKGRDMSNLTGEKLHVNHVLAAIAALQCQFHQPIGPYRLVANAQAMRYELYWEAADIPSQDWVQQLLSALDTALAENNTEYAQKRASQRLHLPCLHCMKPGWAEATQRRAIAQGQREVQYKWPVLTQQPLPLDTEAIAQTYELTLPYAHPH, from the coding sequence ATGGCCAACCTGTACACCCTCGGGCTGCGCTGGCAGGGGCGAGCCTTGAAAGAACAGCTAGAGGCCGCCACCCAGGAGCCGGAGCTGGCCCAGCAGCGGCTCTTGCGCCAGTTGCTCCGCCGCCATAGCGACACTCAGTTTGGTCGCGAGCACCGCTTTGATCACATTCGCACCCCGCTCGACTACCGCCGGGCGGTGCCCATCCGCGACTATGAGGGCTTTCGGCCCTACGTGCAGCAAATGATGGCGGGCCGGGAGAAGATCTTGGTGAATGAGCCGGTGCGGATGTTTACCACGACCAGTGGCACCACCGGGCAACCCAAATATATTCCCGTCACCGCCGGGGTAGAGCGGGGCGGGGCGCGACTGATGCGGCAGTGGCTCTACCGCATTCTGCAAGACCACCCGACGTTTTTGAATGGGGCGGTGGTGGGTATCGTCAGCCCGGCGATCGAGGGCTACACCCCCGGCGGCATTCCCTACGGCAGCCTGTCGGGACGCATCTACCAGCAGATTCCGGCTTTGATTCGGCGTACCTACGCCATCCCCTACCCGGTGTTTGAGATTGCTGACTACGATCGCCGTTACTGGGCGATCGCCCGCTACGCCTTGGCACGACAGGTGTCATTTCTCTGTACGCCCAACCCCAGCACCCTCAAGCGGCTGGCCACGGTGATGACTGACCAGGCAGAATCCTTAATCCGAGCGATTCATGACGGCACAAGCGGCGAGGGGTTGTCCGTTCAGCGCCCCCAGCCCGAGCGGGCTAAACAGCTAGAGCAGATCTTCCACACCACCGGGGCGCTGCGGCCCCAAGACTGCTGGCCCCACCTGGCCCTGCTGGGCTGCTGGACGGGCGGCTCGGTGGGGGCACAGGCCCGCCAGCTCACCGCTGACTATGGTCCCCTGCCGATTCGCGATCTGGGCTATTTGGCCAGTGAGGCCCGCATCACCCTGCCCTACCAGAACGACACCCCCGCTGGCCTGCTCGATCTGACCCTGAATGTTTACGAGTTCATTCCCGAAGACTGCGCTGAGATGGCCGACCCGCCGATTTTGCTCAGCCATGAGCTAGAGCAGGGGCAGTGCTACCAGGTTTTATTGACCACCCCCAGCGGTCTCTATCGCTATCACATCAACGATGTGGTGGAGGTGACGGGGTTCTACCACCGATCGCCCCTGGTTGCCTTTTTACGCAAGGGCCGCGACATGAGCAACTTGACCGGGGAGAAGCTGCATGTGAACCATGTGCTGGCCGCGATCGCCGCTCTGCAATGCCAGTTTCACCAGCCCATCGGCCCCTACCGCCTAGTAGCCAATGCCCAGGCCATGCGCTACGAGCTTTACTGGGAAGCGGCGGACATCCCCAGCCAGGACTGGGTTCAACAACTGCTGTCGGCCCTGGATACAGCCCTGGCTGAGAACAACACCGAATACGCCCAAAAACGTGCCTCGCAACGGTTACATCTCCCCTGTCTCCATTGCATGAAACCAGGCTGGGCAGAGGCGACCCAGCGTCGGGCGATCGCCCAGGGCCAGCGGGAAGTGCAGTACAAATGGCCGGTGCTCACCCAGCAGCCCCTGCCGCTGGATACTGAGGCGATCGCGCAAACCTATGAGCTGACGCTGCCCTATGCCCACCCCCACTGA
- a CDS encoding DUF6999 family protein — protein sequence MTFYQPQPYNRLDPDGWDVLYLDQAIPLDPIAKGHMVNDLRSFSRVYLLNPIRLIANLLLGLILILKRLIPFEFKAYGLMHRSAAWFLKTWVQPEACYLIVRHLGLGSNVVNFLIDNGPDRTIPKSQLYPQTVADLANNAFLEHDLILYNFVYDYYQAQAHNPDWIAQVQQRGVCFDSIQPVQPQIDFTRRWHQILDLESAIELFKVFYSLCLTTKEFERAVLSLQFDENFGCYVSAITGDYRWNPVISNRHPLAPNSPFSAARALLLHGLTTEYLHRYLELAAAQAQGRQDQAALETLPNAPSAIALDLP from the coding sequence ATGACTTTCTATCAACCTCAACCTTATAACCGCCTCGATCCTGACGGGTGGGATGTACTGTATCTTGATCAAGCGATTCCGCTCGACCCAATTGCCAAAGGCCATATGGTCAATGACTTGCGTAGTTTTAGCCGAGTCTATTTGCTCAACCCAATTCGGCTCATTGCTAATCTGCTGCTAGGGCTAATTTTGATTTTAAAACGGCTGATTCCCTTTGAGTTCAAAGCCTACGGCCTCATGCACCGGAGCGCAGCTTGGTTTCTCAAAACCTGGGTGCAGCCAGAAGCCTGCTATCTGATTGTGCGGCACCTGGGGCTAGGCTCTAATGTGGTTAATTTTCTAATCGACAATGGCCCCGATCGCACCATTCCTAAGTCTCAGCTATATCCCCAGACTGTGGCAGATTTGGCCAATAATGCCTTCCTTGAACATGATTTGATTCTGTATAACTTTGTCTACGACTATTATCAGGCCCAAGCCCACAACCCAGACTGGATTGCCCAGGTGCAGCAGCGAGGAGTTTGCTTCGACAGCATTCAGCCGGTGCAGCCTCAGATCGACTTCACCCGCCGCTGGCACCAAATTTTAGACCTAGAATCTGCGATTGAGCTATTCAAGGTGTTTTACTCCCTGTGTTTGACTACTAAAGAGTTTGAACGGGCGGTGCTGTCTCTACAATTCGACGAAAACTTTGGCTGCTATGTCAGCGCGATTACCGGCGACTATCGCTGGAATCCTGTGATTAGCAACCGCCACCCATTGGCCCCCAATAGTCCATTTTCAGCAGCTCGGGCGCTGCTGCTCCATGGCTTAACTACGGAGTACTTACACCGCTACCTAGAGCTAGCGGCGGCCCAAGCCCAGGGAAGGCAAGATCAAGCAGCGCTGGAGACGCTCCCTAATGCGCCATCTGCGATCGCCCTCGATCTGCCATAA
- a CDS encoding iron-containing redox enzyme family protein, with the protein MAQAIRSLIETQYADQVQAFADSPWFQRLEQGQASRQEYDAFIVNLCQTHLKSPQILAFLYAVAPPEAAPQIKHNLLEELGLDQVAICHPDLLYQLATAAGFDRDRQTSLAEAAQAQIRQLCTDPLLFGTMQELGLSVLLEVTCFEWMLSRLASRIGKALKVHRSLPSESLVWFDHHSEVDIRHAEEGLDSVEQYLAYYEIDAEDLETILDITFRENIFVKRYFADLPAIAGAAHENR; encoded by the coding sequence ATGGCGCAGGCGATTCGTTCCTTAATTGAAACCCAATATGCAGACCAGGTGCAGGCCTTTGCAGACTCCCCCTGGTTTCAGCGTCTGGAGCAGGGGCAGGCCTCCCGGCAAGAGTACGATGCCTTTATCGTTAACCTCTGCCAAACTCACCTGAAGAGTCCGCAGATTTTGGCCTTTCTCTATGCGGTGGCCCCGCCCGAGGCTGCGCCCCAGATCAAACACAATTTGCTGGAAGAACTGGGGCTAGATCAGGTGGCGATCTGCCACCCCGATCTGCTGTATCAACTGGCGACGGCGGCGGGGTTTGATCGCGATCGCCAGACGAGTTTAGCTGAGGCGGCCCAGGCCCAAATTCGCCAGCTCTGTACCGATCCGCTGCTGTTTGGCACCATGCAGGAGCTGGGGCTGTCGGTGCTTTTAGAGGTGACCTGCTTTGAGTGGATGCTTTCTCGTCTGGCCAGCCGAATCGGTAAAGCCTTGAAGGTTCATCGCAGCCTGCCCTCGGAAAGTCTGGTCTGGTTTGACCACCATTCTGAGGTCGATATTCGCCACGCCGAGGAGGGGTTGGATAGCGTTGAACAATACCTGGCCTACTACGAAATCGATGCCGAGGATCTAGAGACGATTCTCGACATTACCTTCCGCGAAAACATTTTTGTTAAGCGCTACTTCGCCGACCTGCCCGCGATCGCTGGAGCTGCCCATGAAAATCGTTGA
- a CDS encoding beta-ketoacyl-ACP synthase III: MSQTYITHLGKFLPGEPIDNDQMEAYLGLINGKPSKVKRRILASNGIRQRHYALDQQQQTTHRNHQMAAAAVRNALDNAHLDPAMVDLLCAATTWPDLLVPGFASMVHGELPEFSPLEATSHQGVCCAGVAALKYAAAQISQGQKRCAVAVASESASRLFKHTQFESQPDIRAGKAMPFDTEFLRWMLSDGAGAMVLRNRPNTEGLSLRLDWIELVSHANSHPVCMYAGVDSAQGTQSWMDYPSVADAAAAGATHLRQNIRLLDQVVQLGVEGWLRLIEAGRIHPADIDWLLCHYSSHFFRSQIVELLEKANAMIPEERWFTNLYTKGNTGCASIYLMLEELFHSGKLQPGQTIFCFVPESGRFTTAYLKLTVVDGTAAAPSVFAAHPALEHSGEDLGSQAGVKPNLETGEWGLTDASATPAGSDIHAELLRQLTLTWLEFERQLQSVPLIRQLNRGEFTLDSYQALLRNLRPQVVEGARWIARAASNMENFQVRSHFIGHAQAEHRDFQMLEHNYVAVGGTLTDIVNAEQNLGSEALSAFIFHRASQLNPVDLIGSMFIIEGLGSRLARRWAEQIQQQLKLTRDQVSFLAYHSENDDSHTDKLNAIFQAEWITAEIAARIVKTAQVTARLYRLQLEEID; this comes from the coding sequence ATGTCACAGACCTACATCACCCACCTCGGCAAGTTTTTGCCGGGGGAACCGATTGACAACGACCAGATGGAAGCCTACCTCGGCTTAATCAACGGCAAGCCCTCCAAGGTTAAGCGCCGGATTTTGGCCAGCAACGGCATTCGCCAACGCCACTACGCCCTCGACCAGCAGCAGCAAACCACCCATCGCAACCATCAAATGGCGGCAGCGGCAGTGCGGAATGCCCTAGATAACGCCCACCTAGATCCGGCAATGGTAGATTTGCTTTGTGCTGCTACCACCTGGCCCGACTTACTAGTACCGGGCTTTGCCAGCATGGTGCATGGAGAACTGCCAGAGTTTTCGCCCCTAGAAGCCACCAGCCATCAAGGGGTGTGCTGTGCCGGGGTAGCAGCACTGAAATATGCAGCGGCTCAGATCAGCCAGGGCCAAAAGCGCTGCGCCGTGGCGGTGGCATCGGAGTCGGCTTCGCGCCTGTTCAAGCACACCCAGTTTGAATCCCAGCCCGATATCCGGGCGGGTAAGGCTATGCCCTTTGACACTGAGTTTCTGCGCTGGATGCTGTCGGATGGGGCCGGAGCTATGGTGCTGCGAAATCGTCCCAATACTGAGGGCCTCAGCCTGCGACTGGACTGGATTGAGCTGGTATCCCACGCTAATTCCCATCCGGTGTGCATGTATGCCGGGGTAGACAGCGCCCAGGGAACCCAAAGCTGGATGGACTACCCTAGTGTGGCCGATGCGGCAGCGGCGGGGGCAACCCACCTACGGCAAAATATTCGGTTGCTAGACCAGGTGGTGCAACTGGGGGTGGAAGGCTGGCTGCGGCTAATTGAAGCGGGGCGAATTCACCCGGCGGACATTGACTGGTTGCTGTGCCACTATTCCTCTCACTTTTTCCGCAGTCAGATTGTGGAGTTGCTGGAAAAGGCCAACGCCATGATTCCCGAGGAGCGCTGGTTCACGAACCTCTACACCAAGGGCAATACCGGCTGTGCCTCAATTTATTTAATGCTGGAAGAACTGTTCCACAGCGGCAAGCTCCAACCGGGACAGACGATCTTTTGCTTTGTGCCCGAGAGTGGCCGCTTCACCACGGCCTATCTCAAGCTGACAGTCGTGGATGGGACGGCGGCAGCACCGTCAGTTTTCGCTGCTCACCCGGCGCTTGAGCATTCAGGGGAGGACCTTGGCTCGCAGGCTGGGGTAAAGCCAAATTTGGAGACTGGTGAGTGGGGGTTAACTGATGCATCAGCGACCCCAGCTGGGTCAGATATTCATGCCGAACTGCTACGACAGTTAACGCTGACTTGGCTGGAGTTTGAGCGTCAGTTGCAGTCAGTGCCGTTAATTCGTCAGCTAAATCGCGGTGAGTTTACCCTCGACAGCTACCAGGCGCTGCTGCGGAATTTGCGGCCTCAGGTGGTGGAAGGGGCGCGCTGGATTGCTCGGGCGGCGTCGAATATGGAGAATTTTCAGGTGCGATCGCACTTTATTGGCCATGCACAGGCAGAGCACCGGGATTTTCAGATGCTAGAGCATAACTATGTAGCCGTGGGGGGTACCTTAACAGATATCGTCAATGCTGAGCAAAATCTGGGCAGCGAGGCCCTATCTGCGTTCATTTTTCACCGAGCGTCTCAGTTAAATCCGGTGGATTTAATCGGCAGCATGTTCATTATTGAGGGTTTGGGCAGCCGCTTGGCAAGACGATGGGCAGAGCAAATTCAGCAGCAGTTGAAGCTCACAAGGGATCAGGTTTCTTTTTTGGCCTATCACAGCGAGAACGACGACAGCCATACGGATAAGCTCAACGCGATCTTTCAGGCAGAGTGGATTACGGCTGAGATTGCTGCTCGAATTGTGAAAACAGCTCAGGTTACGGCGCGGCTCTATCGGCTCCAACTTGAAGAAATTGATTGA